A stretch of DNA from Acidobacteriota bacterium:
CTCTGTAAGGTTCCCAAGCAATCATCTCACGGATCGCTCTGGGATGATTTCGCTGCCTCATGTTAGGCAATAATCTCTGAGATGGTGCCGGCGCCCACGGTGCGGCCGCCTTCGCGGATCGCGAAGCGCAGGCCCTTCTCCATCGCGATCGGCGTGATCAGCTCAATCGACAGCGCCACGTTGTCCCCGGG
This window harbors:
- the tuf gene encoding elongation factor Tu (EF-Tu; promotes GTP-dependent binding of aminoacyl-tRNA to the A-site of ribosomes during protein biosynthesis; when the tRNA anticodon matches the mRNA codon, GTP hydrolysis results; the inactive EF-Tu-GDP leaves the ribosome and release of GDP is promoted by elongation factor Ts; many prokaryotes have two copies of the gene encoding EF-Tu) — its product is PGDNVALSIELITPIAMEKGLRFAIREGGRTVGAGTISEIIA